A DNA window from Christiangramia salexigens contains the following coding sequences:
- a CDS encoding UDP-N-acetylmuramoyl-tripeptide--D-alanyl-D-alanine ligase, with amino-acid sequence MNTAQLHQKYLLCSGVSTDTRKIRKNCMFFALKGDNFNGNLFAEEALAKGASYVVVDDKTYATDKLRCILVKDVLKTLQQLAIFHRNYLGIPILAITGSNGKTTTKELINSVLSRRFKTVATLGNLNNHIGVPLTLLSMDEETEFGIVEMGANHPLEIDFLCTIANPDYGYITNFGKAHLEGFGSLDGVIKAKTELYRHLQGRHKMIFLNMDDEVQRKHHQYSHTFSFGVSRLADVKVKYETGKPYAQVNYNHTDFNSQLTGDYNSTNIAAALCIGLYFKVDFDQIHDAIAGYHPKNNRSQILESGTNKIIMDAYNANPTSMIAALENFRNLKTKHQKIVILGDMFELGSAAATEHQVIVNFIENSNFSETYLLGENFRSTTTSNDFIFKFKNIESLKDHLKESDFQNCYFLIKGSRGMALERVLESLQTQAS; translated from the coding sequence ATGAATACAGCTCAACTCCACCAAAAGTATCTATTATGTTCCGGTGTAAGCACAGACACCAGAAAGATTAGAAAAAATTGCATGTTTTTCGCCCTTAAGGGTGATAACTTTAATGGTAACCTCTTCGCCGAAGAAGCACTGGCAAAAGGCGCAAGTTACGTGGTAGTAGACGATAAGACCTATGCTACCGATAAATTAAGATGCATTCTGGTTAAGGATGTACTAAAGACTCTTCAACAATTAGCAATTTTCCATAGAAACTATCTTGGCATTCCTATTCTAGCGATCACGGGATCCAATGGAAAAACAACAACCAAGGAGCTTATCAATTCCGTCCTATCCAGAAGATTTAAAACCGTTGCGACCCTTGGTAACCTCAATAACCATATAGGAGTTCCTCTTACATTATTAAGTATGGATGAGGAAACAGAATTCGGAATTGTTGAAATGGGCGCAAACCACCCTTTGGAAATAGACTTTCTTTGTACTATCGCCAATCCCGATTATGGTTATATAACCAATTTCGGTAAGGCTCACCTGGAAGGCTTTGGTAGTTTGGACGGAGTCATAAAAGCCAAAACAGAACTTTACAGGCATCTTCAGGGAAGACACAAAATGATCTTCCTTAATATGGATGACGAAGTACAGCGTAAACACCACCAATACTCCCACACTTTTAGTTTCGGCGTAAGCAGACTCGCAGACGTTAAGGTTAAATATGAAACAGGTAAGCCATATGCTCAGGTGAACTACAACCACACAGATTTTAATAGTCAACTTACCGGAGATTACAATTCAACGAATATTGCAGCTGCCTTATGTATTGGGCTTTATTTCAAAGTTGATTTTGATCAGATCCATGACGCCATTGCAGGGTACCACCCAAAGAATAACAGATCTCAGATCCTGGAATCTGGAACAAACAAGATCATCATGGATGCTTATAATGCGAATCCCACAAGCATGATCGCCGCTCTGGAAAATTTTAGAAATTTAAAGACCAAACACCAAAAAATAGTTATCCTGGGTGATATGTTTGAGCTTGGAAGCGCAGCGGCCACTGAGCACCAGGTAATCGTTAATTTTATAGAGAACAGCAACTTTTCTGAAACCTATCTGCTTGGTGAAAATTTCAGATCTACCACGACAAGCAATGATTTCATATTCAAATTTAAAAATATAGAAAGCCTAAAAGATCACTTAAAAGAAAGTGATTTTCAGAATTGCTACTTTTTAATTAAAGGATCGCGAGGCATGGCTTTAGAGAGAGTTTTGGAATCTTTACAGACACAAGCTTCATAA
- the gldJ gene encoding gliding motility lipoprotein GldJ, whose protein sequence is MRLNVALKAVIAVVCGASLLSCNNSNNYKNTSRATGWDINSKDGGFQYNTDFKEQEAAPGLVFVEGGTYTMGRVQDDPMHDWNNTPTQQHIQSFYMDETEVTNKMYLEYLDWIRRVFPPSEENYKNIYTGALPDTLVWRNRLGYNETMVTNYLRHPAYAEYPVVGVSWIQAVEFSKWRTDRVNEYRLEEEGFIKEGAHITDASASSTFSTDTYINSPSKAYGGNTEISQGGKKSQDRLENTNEAGNPIKKVYPGRESGLIYPEYRLPTEAEWEYAALGLVGIRNYNAYRGRKKYPWDGQYTRNGNVKKMGDQLANFKQGDGDYGGIAGWSDDGADITAEVKSYEPNDFGLYDMAGNVSEWVADVYRPIVDDEFNDFNYYRGNVYTKHAINEDGTVKIVGTDDIVYDTLSNGKLVARNLPGEIAQVAMTKEDTYMRTNFTESDQRDFRDGDKSSSRYYQPFQETEDDPSKRMYNSPTYKNYAYSDSTSKIEERGYDKEKRTTLISNEVRVYKGGSWRDRAYWLDPAQRRFFPQDMATDYIGFRNAMSRVGSKSLDKNKTARSK, encoded by the coding sequence ATGAGATTGAATGTAGCTTTAAAAGCCGTTATTGCTGTAGTTTGCGGCGCTAGCTTACTAAGCTGTAATAACTCCAATAATTACAAAAACACTTCGCGCGCTACCGGTTGGGATATTAATTCCAAGGATGGCGGTTTTCAGTATAATACAGATTTCAAAGAACAGGAGGCAGCTCCCGGACTTGTATTTGTAGAAGGCGGGACCTACACTATGGGCCGCGTTCAGGATGATCCTATGCACGATTGGAACAACACTCCAACTCAACAGCATATTCAGTCATTCTATATGGATGAAACCGAAGTTACCAATAAGATGTACCTGGAATACCTTGACTGGATAAGAAGGGTCTTTCCTCCATCAGAAGAAAACTACAAGAACATTTATACCGGCGCTCTTCCCGATACATTAGTATGGAGAAACCGCTTAGGCTACAATGAGACAATGGTCACTAATTATCTTCGTCACCCAGCTTATGCAGAATATCCTGTAGTTGGTGTTAGCTGGATCCAGGCTGTTGAATTCAGTAAGTGGAGAACAGACAGGGTTAATGAGTACAGACTTGAAGAGGAAGGTTTTATCAAGGAAGGTGCACACATAACTGATGCCAGCGCTTCTTCCACTTTTAGCACCGACACTTATATTAATTCACCAAGCAAAGCTTATGGCGGGAATACCGAAATTAGCCAGGGTGGAAAAAAATCTCAGGACAGGTTAGAGAACACAAATGAAGCTGGTAATCCTATAAAAAAGGTATATCCGGGAAGAGAAAGTGGACTTATCTATCCTGAATACAGACTTCCAACTGAGGCTGAATGGGAATACGCAGCTTTAGGTCTGGTTGGAATCCGAAATTATAATGCTTACCGTGGTAGAAAGAAATACCCATGGGATGGACAATACACCAGAAATGGTAATGTTAAGAAAATGGGTGATCAGTTAGCCAACTTCAAACAAGGAGATGGTGATTACGGAGGTATCGCAGGATGGAGTGATGACGGTGCAGATATTACTGCTGAAGTAAAATCTTACGAGCCTAACGATTTTGGCTTGTATGATATGGCAGGTAACGTTTCTGAATGGGTAGCGGATGTTTACAGACCTATCGTAGATGATGAATTCAACGACTTCAACTATTACCGTGGTAACGTTTACACAAAACACGCAATAAATGAAGATGGAACTGTAAAGATCGTTGGCACTGATGATATCGTATACGATACTTTAAGCAACGGAAAACTCGTAGCAAGAAATCTACCGGGAGAAATTGCACAGGTAGCAATGACTAAGGAAGATACTTATATGAGAACTAACTTTACAGAAAGCGACCAAAGAGACTTCCGTGATGGCGATAAAAGCTCAAGCAGATATTATCAGCCTTTCCAGGAAACTGAAGATGACCCTTCAAAAAGGATGTACAACTCGCCGACCTATAAGAACTATGCTTATAGCGATAGCACTTCCAAGATAGAAGAGAGAGGTTATGACAAAGAAAAAAGAACAACTCTTATAAGTAATGAAGTAAGAGTTTATAAAGGAGGAAGCTGGAGAGACCGAGCTTACTGGTTAGACCCTGCACAAAGAAGATTCTTCCCGCAGGATATGGCAACTGATTATATCGGATTTAGAAACGCTATGTCTCGTGTAGGATCAAAATCACTTGATAAAAATAAAACTGCGAGAAGTAAATAA
- the porV gene encoding type IX secretion system outer membrane channel protein PorV, which produces MKKITFFLLGAILFADFSLFAQESRDRVITTAVPFLLVAADARAAGMGDQGVATSADVFSQQWNPAKYVFSKHENGVAVSYTPYLSEIVNDIFLGSLNYYHRIDERSAVASSLRYFSLGSIETRGTFEETPILVNPNELTFDVSYALKLSETFSMAVAGRYLRSDLGLQDNEDLGAASTFGVDVAAFYQSEQLTLSGFDGRWRLGANIANVGPKMKYDDAGQENFIPTNLKLGGGFDFIFDAQNKLGTYVEFNKLLVPTPQDFDGDGDIDAEDDQEYNSIGSIEGVFKSFGDAPDGFSEEIKEFTWALGAEYWYQDKFALRAGYFNESEDKGFRRFFSLGAGFAYESVIIDASYLFSTSSVPSPLEGTLRFGLSFNFGDSYAN; this is translated from the coding sequence ATGAAAAAAATTACATTCTTTTTATTAGGGGCAATCTTGTTTGCCGACTTTTCGCTTTTTGCACAGGAGTCCAGAGATAGAGTTATTACTACAGCTGTACCATTTCTTCTTGTTGCAGCCGATGCGCGCGCTGCTGGAATGGGAGATCAGGGGGTGGCAACTTCTGCCGATGTGTTTTCTCAGCAATGGAATCCTGCAAAATATGTCTTTTCCAAGCATGAAAATGGCGTAGCGGTATCTTATACTCCTTATTTGAGCGAAATCGTTAATGATATCTTTTTAGGAAGCTTAAATTATTACCATAGAATTGATGAGCGGAGTGCGGTTGCATCCAGTTTAAGATACTTTAGCCTTGGATCTATCGAAACCAGAGGGACTTTTGAAGAAACTCCTATTTTGGTAAATCCTAATGAGCTAACTTTTGATGTTTCCTATGCTTTGAAGTTGAGTGAGACATTTTCTATGGCGGTTGCTGGTAGATATTTAAGATCAGATCTTGGGCTTCAGGATAATGAGGATCTTGGTGCTGCTTCGACTTTTGGAGTTGATGTAGCTGCATTTTACCAAAGTGAGCAGTTGACTCTTAGTGGTTTTGATGGTAGATGGAGATTAGGAGCGAACATAGCCAATGTTGGTCCAAAAATGAAGTACGACGATGCCGGCCAGGAAAATTTTATACCAACCAACCTGAAATTAGGAGGTGGTTTTGATTTTATATTTGATGCTCAGAATAAATTGGGTACTTATGTAGAGTTTAATAAACTTTTGGTTCCTACTCCTCAGGATTTTGATGGTGATGGGGATATAGATGCTGAAGATGATCAGGAATATAATAGTATAGGATCAATAGAAGGGGTGTTTAAATCATTTGGAGATGCTCCCGATGGTTTTTCTGAAGAAATAAAGGAGTTTACCTGGGCTTTAGGTGCCGAGTATTGGTATCAGGATAAATTTGCCCTAAGAGCCGGGTATTTTAATGAAAGTGAAGATAAAGGATTTAGAAGATTCTTTTCTCTTGGTGCCGGATTCGCTTACGAATCTGTGATCATTGATGCCTCATATTTATTCTCAACTTCATCTGTTCCAAGTCCGTTGGAAGGTACTCTGAGGTTTGGGCTTAGCTTTAATTTTGGTGATAGTTACGCTAACTAA
- the cdd gene encoding cytidine deaminase, which translates to MKPLTITSQLEVYESLEDVPQDVQELMEAAIKVRNSAYAPYSNFKVGAAMILDNNEVVVGSNQENASYPSGLCAERTAVYSAGARFPDNDILKIAITAKSMHHQVVTPVPPCGACRQALVEYEIKQKKAIELYFMGESGQVVKAASVRELLPLVFDNSCL; encoded by the coding sequence ATGAAACCACTTACTATAACTTCGCAACTTGAAGTTTACGAATCGCTTGAAGATGTTCCTCAGGATGTTCAGGAGCTTATGGAAGCAGCGATTAAAGTTAGAAATTCTGCATATGCGCCATATTCCAATTTTAAAGTTGGAGCGGCAATGATTCTTGATAATAATGAGGTCGTTGTGGGTAGCAATCAGGAAAATGCTTCCTATCCCTCGGGGCTTTGTGCTGAAAGAACTGCCGTTTATTCCGCAGGGGCGAGATTTCCCGATAATGATATACTCAAAATTGCAATTACTGCTAAATCCATGCATCATCAGGTGGTTACTCCGGTTCCTCCTTGTGGAGCTTGCAGGCAGGCCTTGGTTGAATACGAGATCAAGCAAAAGAAAGCCATTGAACTGTATTTTATGGGGGAGAGCGGACAAGTTGTAAAAGCAGCCTCAGTAAGAGAGTTGCTGCCTCTTGTATTTGATAATTCCTGTCTATAA
- the pdhA gene encoding pyruvate dehydrogenase (acetyl-transferring) E1 component subunit alpha, with translation MKKITKATYLKWYEDMLFWRKFEDKLAQVYIQQKVRGFLHLYNGQEAILAGALHAMDLEKDRMITAYRNHVQPIGMGVDPKKVMAELYGKKTGTSMGLGGSMHIFAKEHRFYGGHGIVGGQIPLGAGLAFADKYHKRDSVTLTFMGDGAVRQGSVHETLNMAVNWNLPVVFCVENNGYAMGTSVARTSKDTEIWKLGNGYEMPCGPVDAMDPIKVAEAFDEAITRARKGNGPTFLELKTYRYRGHSMSDAQKYRTKEEVADYQKLDPITKVLDVIKEKKYASDKEIKEINKRVKDKVAECEKFADESDFPDKNVMYDVVYEQENYPFLPHKLD, from the coding sequence ATGAAGAAAATTACAAAAGCCACATACTTAAAGTGGTACGAGGATATGCTGTTCTGGCGTAAATTTGAAGACAAACTTGCGCAGGTTTATATTCAGCAGAAAGTAAGAGGATTTTTGCATTTATATAATGGTCAGGAAGCCATTTTGGCTGGAGCACTTCATGCGATGGATCTTGAAAAAGACCGTATGATCACTGCTTATCGTAACCACGTACAGCCTATTGGAATGGGAGTAGATCCTAAAAAGGTGATGGCTGAATTGTATGGTAAAAAGACCGGAACTTCTATGGGTCTTGGAGGGTCTATGCATATTTTTGCTAAGGAACATAGATTCTACGGAGGTCATGGAATTGTAGGAGGGCAGATCCCTCTGGGTGCCGGACTTGCATTTGCCGATAAATATCACAAAAGAGATTCTGTTACACTTACCTTTATGGGAGATGGAGCGGTAAGACAGGGTTCTGTACACGAAACCCTTAATATGGCGGTGAACTGGAATCTTCCGGTTGTTTTCTGTGTAGAGAACAACGGTTATGCAATGGGTACTTCTGTTGCAAGAACATCAAAGGATACTGAGATCTGGAAGCTTGGTAATGGATATGAAATGCCATGTGGTCCTGTAGATGCCATGGATCCTATCAAGGTTGCCGAAGCTTTTGACGAGGCAATTACGCGTGCCAGAAAAGGAAACGGACCAACTTTCCTTGAATTAAAGACTTATAGATATAGAGGTCACTCAATGAGTGATGCTCAAAAATATCGTACGAAAGAAGAAGTTGCAGATTATCAGAAACTTGATCCAATTACCAAAGTATTGGATGTGATCAAGGAGAAAAAGTATGCTTCAGATAAAGAGATCAAGGAAATTAACAAACGAGTTAAAGATAAGGTTGCGGAATGTGAAAAGTTCGCAGACGAATCAGATTTCCCTGATAAGAATGTAATGTATGACGTTGTTTACGAACAGGAGAACTATCCTTTTCTACCACATAAATTAGACTAG